A part of Mustela erminea isolate mMusErm1 chromosome 9, mMusErm1.Pri, whole genome shotgun sequence genomic DNA contains:
- the B3GAT3 gene encoding galactosylgalactosylxylosylprotein 3-beta-glucuronosyltransferase 3 isoform X1, producing the protein MKLKLKNVFLAYFLVSIAGLLYALVQLGQPCDCLPPLRAAAEQLRQKDLRISQLQADLRRPPPAPAQPPEPEALPTIYVVTPTYARLVQKAELVRLSQTLSLVPRLHWLLVEDAEGPTPLVSGLLAGSGLLFTHLAVLTPKAQRLREGEPGWVRPRGVEQRNRALDWLRSGGGAVGGEKDPPPAGTRGVVYFADDDNTYSRELFEEMRWTRGVSVWPVGLVGGLRFEGPRVQDGRVVGFHTAWEPNRPFPVDMAGFAVALPLLLAKPSAQFDATAPRGHLESSLLSHLVDPKDLEPRAANCTRVLVWHTRTEKPKMKQEEQLQRQGRGSDPAVEAGDKRPLC; encoded by the exons ATGAAGCTGAAGCTGAAGAACGTGTTTCTCGCCTACTTCCTGGTGTCGATCGCCGGCCTCCTCTACGCGCTGGTGCAGCTCG GTCAGCCATGTgactgcctccctcccctgcgcGCAGCGGCTGAGCAGCTTCGGCAGAAGGATCTGAGGATTTCCCAGCTGCAAGCCGATCTCCGccgcccaccccctgcccctgcccagccccctgaACCTGAAGCCCTGCCTACTATCTATGTCGTTACCCCCACCTACGCCAG GCTGGTGCAGAAAGCCGAGCTGGTGCGGCTGTCCCAGACACTGAGCCTGGTGCCCCGGCTGCACTGGCTGCTGGTGGAGGATGCCGAGGGCCCCACCCCACTGGTCTCCGGGCTGCTGGCTGGCTCGGGCCTCCTCTTCACACACCTGGCGGTCCTCACCCCCAAGGCCCAGCGGCTCAGGGAGGGCGAACCCGGGTGGGTTCGGCCCCGCGGGGTAGAGCAACGGAACAGGGCCCTGGACTGGCTCCGGAGTGGAGGGGGCGCTGTGGGGGGAGAGAAGGACCCCCCTCCAGCCGGCACGCGGGGAGTCGTGTACTTCGCAGATGATGACAACACCTACAGCCGGGAACTCTTCGAGGAG ATGCGCTGGACCCGTGGTGTCTCAGTGTGGCCTGTGGGGCTGGTGGGCGGCCTGCGATTCGAGGGCCCTCGGGTACAGGATGGCCGGGTCGTGGGCTTCCACACAGCGTGGGAGCCCAACAGGCCCTTCCCAGTGGATATGGCAGGATTTGCTGTCGCCCTGCCCTTGCTGTTGGCTAAGCCCAGTGCCCAGTTTGATGCCACCGCTCCCCGGGGCCACCTGGAGAGCAGTCTCCTGAGCCACCTCGTGGATCCCAAGGACCTGGAGCCGCGGGCAGCCAATTGCACTCGG GTTCTGGTGTGGCACACACGGACAGAGAAACCCAAGAtgaagcaggaagagcagctCCAGCGGCAGGGCCGAGGCTCAGACCCAGCTGTGGAG GCTGGGGACAAGCGGCCCTTGTGTTGA
- the B3GAT3 gene encoding galactosylgalactosylxylosylprotein 3-beta-glucuronosyltransferase 3 isoform X2: MKLKLKNVFLAYFLVSIAGLLYALVQLAAEQLRQKDLRISQLQADLRRPPPAPAQPPEPEALPTIYVVTPTYARLVQKAELVRLSQTLSLVPRLHWLLVEDAEGPTPLVSGLLAGSGLLFTHLAVLTPKAQRLREGEPGWVRPRGVEQRNRALDWLRSGGGAVGGEKDPPPAGTRGVVYFADDDNTYSRELFEEMRWTRGVSVWPVGLVGGLRFEGPRVQDGRVVGFHTAWEPNRPFPVDMAGFAVALPLLLAKPSAQFDATAPRGHLESSLLSHLVDPKDLEPRAANCTRVLVWHTRTEKPKMKQEEQLQRQGRGSDPAVEAGDKRPLC; the protein is encoded by the exons ATGAAGCTGAAGCTGAAGAACGTGTTTCTCGCCTACTTCCTGGTGTCGATCGCCGGCCTCCTCTACGCGCTGGTGCAGCTCG CGGCTGAGCAGCTTCGGCAGAAGGATCTGAGGATTTCCCAGCTGCAAGCCGATCTCCGccgcccaccccctgcccctgcccagccccctgaACCTGAAGCCCTGCCTACTATCTATGTCGTTACCCCCACCTACGCCAG GCTGGTGCAGAAAGCCGAGCTGGTGCGGCTGTCCCAGACACTGAGCCTGGTGCCCCGGCTGCACTGGCTGCTGGTGGAGGATGCCGAGGGCCCCACCCCACTGGTCTCCGGGCTGCTGGCTGGCTCGGGCCTCCTCTTCACACACCTGGCGGTCCTCACCCCCAAGGCCCAGCGGCTCAGGGAGGGCGAACCCGGGTGGGTTCGGCCCCGCGGGGTAGAGCAACGGAACAGGGCCCTGGACTGGCTCCGGAGTGGAGGGGGCGCTGTGGGGGGAGAGAAGGACCCCCCTCCAGCCGGCACGCGGGGAGTCGTGTACTTCGCAGATGATGACAACACCTACAGCCGGGAACTCTTCGAGGAG ATGCGCTGGACCCGTGGTGTCTCAGTGTGGCCTGTGGGGCTGGTGGGCGGCCTGCGATTCGAGGGCCCTCGGGTACAGGATGGCCGGGTCGTGGGCTTCCACACAGCGTGGGAGCCCAACAGGCCCTTCCCAGTGGATATGGCAGGATTTGCTGTCGCCCTGCCCTTGCTGTTGGCTAAGCCCAGTGCCCAGTTTGATGCCACCGCTCCCCGGGGCCACCTGGAGAGCAGTCTCCTGAGCCACCTCGTGGATCCCAAGGACCTGGAGCCGCGGGCAGCCAATTGCACTCGG GTTCTGGTGTGGCACACACGGACAGAGAAACCCAAGAtgaagcaggaagagcagctCCAGCGGCAGGGCCGAGGCTCAGACCCAGCTGTGGAG GCTGGGGACAAGCGGCCCTTGTGTTGA
- the ROM1 gene encoding rod outer segment membrane protein 1, producing MAPVLPLVLPLQPRIRLAQGLWLLSWLLALAGGLALLYSGHLLAQLWLLRTFLAPSCPFAALPQVALAAGLGALGTGLVGAGASRASLDAAQYPPWRKVLGPLLVLGTAGGGGLLILALGLALALPGSLDAGLEDGLGTALAHYKDTEVPGHCHAKRLLDELQLRHHCCGRHGYKDWFGIQWVSSRYLDPNDQEVVDRIQSNVEGLYLIDGVPFSCCNPHSPRPCLQSRLSEPHAHPLFDPRQPNLNLWAQGCHGVLLGHLQDLASVLGGGLAVTFLLQILVLLGLRYLQTALEGLEGVIDAEGDTQGYLFPSGLKDMLKTAWRQGGVAHRPAPEEAPPEEAPPEEGLPEA from the exons ATGGCGCCGGTGTTGCCCCTGGTGCTGCCCCTCCAGCCCCGCATCCGTCTGGCACAGGGGCTCTGGCTCCTCTCCTGGCTGCTGGCGCTGGCCGGTGGCCTCGCCCTCCTATATAGCGGGCACCTCCTGGCCCAGCTGTGGCTCCTCCGCACTTTCttggctccctcctgcccctttgcTGCCCTGCCCCAGGTGGCCCTGGCTGCCGGTTTGGGGGCTCTGGGCACAGGACTGGTGGGTGCGGGAGCCAGCAGGGCCAGCCTGGACGCGGCTCAGTACCCTCCCTGGCGAAAGGTTCTGGGCCCCCTGCTGGTGCTTGGCACTGCCGGCGGCGGGGGTCTTCTGATCCTAGCCCTGGGGCTGGCCCTGGCTTTACCTGGGAGTCTGGACGCGGGGCTGGAGGATGGCCTGGGGACTGCCTTGGCTCACTACAAAGACACAGAGGTGCCCGGACACTGTCATGCCAAACGGCTGTTGGATGAACTCCAGCTGAGGCACCACTGCTGCGGGCGCCACGGGTACAAAGACTGGTTTGGCATCCAGTGGGTCAGCAGCCGTTACTTGGATCCCAACGACCAGGAGGTGGTGGA cCGGATCCAGAGCAACGTGGAAGGCCTGTATCTGATCGATGGTGTCCCTTTCTCCTGCTGCAACCCCCACTCGCCCAGACCTTGCCTGCAAAGCCGGCTCTCGGAGCCCCATGCCCACCCTCTCTTCGATCCCCGTCAGCCCAACCTAAACCTCTGGGCCCAAGGATGCCACGGGGTGCTGCTGGGGCACCTGCAGGACTTGGCGAGCGTGCTGGGCGGCGGGCTGGCTGTCACCTTCCTGCTGCAG ATCCTGGTGCTCCTGGGCCTGCGGTACCTGCAGACGGCCCTGGAGGGGCTTGAAGGAGTCATTGACGCGGAGGGAGACACCCAGGGCTATCTCTTCCCCAGTGGGCTGAAGGACATGCTGAAAACGGCGTGGCGACAGGGAGGGGTGGCTCACAGGCCCGCACCTGAGGAGGCCCCACCAGAAGAGGCACCCCCTGAGGAGGGTCTCCCTGAGGCCTAG
- the GANAB gene encoding neutral alpha-glucosidase AB isoform X1, with amino-acid sequence MAAVAAVAARRRRSGAGLVLACLGVCLGVTLAVDRSNFKTCEESSFCKRQRSIRPGLSPYRALLDSLQLGPDALTVRLINEVTKVVLVLELQGLQKNMTRIRIDELEPRRPRYRVSDVLVADPPTSRLSVSGRDENSVELTVAEGPYKIILTARPFRLDLLEDRSLLLSVNARGLLAFEHQRAPRVPFSDKVSLTLGSIWDKIKNLFSRQGSKDPAEGGGAQPEEAPGDGDKPEETQGKAEKDEPGAWEETFKTHSDSKPYGPTSVGLDFSLPGMEHVYGIPEHADSLRLKVTEGGEPYRLYNLDVFQYELYNPMALYGSVPVLLAHSPHRDLGIFWLNAAETWVDISSNTAGKTLFGKMLDYLQGSGETPQTDVRWMSESGIIDVFLLLGPSAFDVFRQYASLTGTQALPPLFSLGYHQSRWNYRDEADVLEVDQGFDDHNLPCDVIWLDIEHADGKRYFTWDPSRFPQPLTMLEHLASKRRKLVAIVDPHIKVDSGYRVHEELQSQGLYVKTRDGSDYEGWCWPGAAGYPDFTNPTMRAWWANMFSFDNYEGSAPNLYVWNDMNEPSVFNGPEVTMLKDAQHYGGWEHRDVHNIYGFYVHMATADGLVLRSGGLERPFVLSRAFFAGSQRFGAVWTGDNTAEWDHLKISIPMCLSLGLVGLSFCGADVGGFFKNPEPELLVRWYQMGAYQPFFRAHAHLDTGRREPWLLPAQYHDIVRDALGQRYSLLPFWYTLFYQAHREGIPVMRPLWVHYPQDVTTFSIDDQFLLGDALLVHPVSDSGAHGVQVYLPGQGEVWYDIQSYQKHYGPQTLYLPVTLNTIPVFQRGGTIIPRWMRVRRSSDCMKDDPITLFVALSPQGTAQGELFLDDGHTFNYQTRQEFLLRRFSFSGNSLVSSSADPKGHFETPIWIERVVIIGAGKPAAVVLQTKGSPESRLSFQHDPETSVLVLRKPGVSVASDWSIHLR; translated from the exons ATGGCGGCGGTAGCGGCAGTGGCGGCGCGTAGGAGGCG GTCTGGGGCAGGTTTGGTACTTGCTTGTTTAGGGGTCTGCCTGGGAGTTACCCTTGCTGTGGATAGAAGCAACTTTAAGACCTGTGAAGAGAGTTCCTTCTGCAA GAGGCAACGAAGCATACGGCCAGGCCTTTCTCCATACCGAGCCTTGCTAGACTCTCTACAGCTTGGTCCCGATGCCCTCACAGTCCGCCTGATCAACGAGGTTACCAAG GTAGTGCTGGTGCTGGAGCTCCAGGGACTTCAAAAGAACATGACCCGGATAAGGATTGATGAGCTGGAGCCCCGGCGGCCCCGATACCGGGTGTCAGATGTATTGGTGGCTGATCCCCCGACATCTCG GCTTTCTGTCTCTGGCCGTgatgaaaacagtgtggagctcACCGTGGCTGAGGGACCCTATAAAATCATCTTGACAGCACGGCCATTCCGCCTGGACCTGTTAGAGGACCGCAGTCTTCTGCTTAGTGTCAATGCCCGAGGACTCTTGGCTTTTGAGCACCAGAGGGCCCCCAGGGTCCC TTTCTCGGATAAAGTTAGTCTCACGCTCGGTAGCATTTGGGATAAGATCAAGAACCTTTTCTCTAG GCAAGGATCAAAAGACCCAGCGGAGGGCGGTGGGGCCCAGCCGGAGGAAGCGCCTGGGGATGGTGACAAG CCAGAGGAGacccaggggaaggcagagaaagatgagccaggagcctgggagGAGACATTCAAAACTCACTCTGACAGCAAGCCATATG GCCCCACGTCTGTGGGTTTAGACTTCTCTCTGCCAGGCATGGAGCATGTGTATGGGATCCCTGAGCATGCAGACAGCCTGAGGTTAAAGGTCACTGA gggtggggagccaTATCGCCTCTACAATTTGGATGTATTCCAGTATGAGCTCTACAACCCCATGGCCCTGTATGGGTCTGTGCCTGTGCTCCTGGCACACAGCCCTCATCGGGACCTGGGCATCTTCTGGCTCAATGCCGCGGAGACCTGGGTTGACATATCGTCCAACACCGCAGGGAAG ACCCTGTTTGGGAAGATGCTAGACTACCTGCAAGGCTCCGGAGAGACTCCGCAGACGGATGTCCGCTGGATGTCGGAGAGCGGCATCATTGATGTCTTCCTGCTGCTCGGGCCCTCTGCCTTTGATGTGTTCCGGCAGTATGCCAGTCTCACAG GGACCCAGGCATTGCCCCCGCTCTTCTCCCTCGGCTACCACCAGAGCCGCTGGAACTACCGGGACGAGGCTGATGTGTTGGAAGTCGATCAGGGCTTCGATGACCATAACCTGCCGTGCGATGTCATTTGGCTGGACATCGAGCATGCTGATGGCAAGCGGTACTTCACCTGGGACCCCAGCCGTTTCCCCCAACCCCTTACCATGCTGGAACACTTGGCCTCCAAGAGGCGGAAG CTGGTGGCCATTGTGGACCCCCACATCAAGGTGGATTCTGGCTACCGTGTACATGAAGAGTTGCAGAGCCAGGGTCTGTATGTTAAAACCCGGGATGGCTCTGACTACGAGGGCTGGTGCTGGCCAG GTGCCGCTGGTTATCCTGATTTTACCAATCCTACAATGAGGGCCTGGTGGGCCAACATGTTCAGCTTTGACAACTATGAG GGCTCAGCTCCCAACCTCTATGTCTGGAATGATATGAACGAACCATCTGTGTTCAATGGTCCTGAGGTTACTATGCTTAAGGATGCCCAGCATTATGGGGGCTGGGAGCACCGAGACGTCCATAACATCTATGGCTTCTACGTG CACATGGCAACGGCAGACGGGCTGGTGCTGCGCTCTGGGGGCCTGGAGCGCCCCTTTGTCCTAAGCAGGGCTTTCTTCGCGGGCTCCCAGCGCTTTG GAGCTGTGTGGACTGGGGACAACACTGCTGAGTGGGACCATTTGAAGATCTCTATTCCTATGTGTCTCAGCTTGGGGCTGGTGGGACTTTCCTTCTGTGGAG cggACGTGGGCGGTTTCTTCAAAAATCCAGAACCAGAGCTGCTTGTGCGCTGGTACCAGATGGGTGCCTACCAGCCGTTCTTCCGGGCACATGCACACTTGGACACTGGGCGGCGAGAGCCCTGGCTCTTACCAGCTCAGTACCATGACATCGTCCGAGATGCCTTGGGCCAGCGATACTCCTTGCTGCCCTTCTGGTACACCCTCTTCTATCAGGCCCATCGTGAAGGCATTCCCGTCATGAG GCCCCTGTGGGTGCATTATCCTCAGGATGTGACCACCTTCAGTATAGATGATCAGTTCCTGCTTG GGGATGCATTATTGGTTCACCCTGTATCAGACTCCGGGGCTCATGGCGTGCAGGTGTATCTGCCTGGCCAAGGGGAG GTGTGGTATGACATTCAGAGCTACCAGAAGCATTACGGTCCCCAGACCCTGTACCTACCTGTAACCCTGAACACT ATCCCCGTGTTCCAGCGTGGAGGGACAATTATCCCTCGGTGGATGCGAGTGCGGCGCTCTTCTGACTGCATGAAGGATGACCCCATCACACTTTTCGTTGCTCTCAGTCCCCAG GGTACAGCCCAAGGAGAGCTCTTTCTAGATGATGGGCACACATTCAATTATCAGACTCGCCAGGAGTTCCTGCTGCGTCGGTTCTCATTCTCTGGCAACAGCCTGGTCTCCAG CTCAGCAGACCCCAAAGGCCACTTTGAGACACCAATCTGGATTGAGCGAGTGGTGATAATAGGGGCCGGGAAGCCAGCAGCCGTGGTACTCCAGACAAAAG GTTCTCCTGAAAGCCGCCTGTCCTTCCAGCATGACCCCGAGACCTCGGTGTTGGTCCTGCGCAAGCCTGGCGTCAGCGTGGCATCCGACTGGAGTATTCACCTGCGATAG
- the GANAB gene encoding neutral alpha-glucosidase AB isoform X2, whose translation MAAVAAVAARRRRSGAGLVLACLGVCLGVTLAVDRSNFKTCEESSFCKRQRSIRPGLSPYRALLDSLQLGPDALTVRLINEVTKVVLVLELQGLQKNMTRIRIDELEPRRPRYRVSDVLVADPPTSRLSVSGRDENSVELTVAEGPYKIILTARPFRLDLLEDRSLLLSVNARGLLAFEHQRAPRVPQGSKDPAEGGGAQPEEAPGDGDKPEETQGKAEKDEPGAWEETFKTHSDSKPYGPTSVGLDFSLPGMEHVYGIPEHADSLRLKVTEGGEPYRLYNLDVFQYELYNPMALYGSVPVLLAHSPHRDLGIFWLNAAETWVDISSNTAGKTLFGKMLDYLQGSGETPQTDVRWMSESGIIDVFLLLGPSAFDVFRQYASLTGTQALPPLFSLGYHQSRWNYRDEADVLEVDQGFDDHNLPCDVIWLDIEHADGKRYFTWDPSRFPQPLTMLEHLASKRRKLVAIVDPHIKVDSGYRVHEELQSQGLYVKTRDGSDYEGWCWPGAAGYPDFTNPTMRAWWANMFSFDNYEGSAPNLYVWNDMNEPSVFNGPEVTMLKDAQHYGGWEHRDVHNIYGFYVHMATADGLVLRSGGLERPFVLSRAFFAGSQRFGAVWTGDNTAEWDHLKISIPMCLSLGLVGLSFCGADVGGFFKNPEPELLVRWYQMGAYQPFFRAHAHLDTGRREPWLLPAQYHDIVRDALGQRYSLLPFWYTLFYQAHREGIPVMRPLWVHYPQDVTTFSIDDQFLLGDALLVHPVSDSGAHGVQVYLPGQGEVWYDIQSYQKHYGPQTLYLPVTLNTIPVFQRGGTIIPRWMRVRRSSDCMKDDPITLFVALSPQGTAQGELFLDDGHTFNYQTRQEFLLRRFSFSGNSLVSSSADPKGHFETPIWIERVVIIGAGKPAAVVLQTKGSPESRLSFQHDPETSVLVLRKPGVSVASDWSIHLR comes from the exons ATGGCGGCGGTAGCGGCAGTGGCGGCGCGTAGGAGGCG GTCTGGGGCAGGTTTGGTACTTGCTTGTTTAGGGGTCTGCCTGGGAGTTACCCTTGCTGTGGATAGAAGCAACTTTAAGACCTGTGAAGAGAGTTCCTTCTGCAA GAGGCAACGAAGCATACGGCCAGGCCTTTCTCCATACCGAGCCTTGCTAGACTCTCTACAGCTTGGTCCCGATGCCCTCACAGTCCGCCTGATCAACGAGGTTACCAAG GTAGTGCTGGTGCTGGAGCTCCAGGGACTTCAAAAGAACATGACCCGGATAAGGATTGATGAGCTGGAGCCCCGGCGGCCCCGATACCGGGTGTCAGATGTATTGGTGGCTGATCCCCCGACATCTCG GCTTTCTGTCTCTGGCCGTgatgaaaacagtgtggagctcACCGTGGCTGAGGGACCCTATAAAATCATCTTGACAGCACGGCCATTCCGCCTGGACCTGTTAGAGGACCGCAGTCTTCTGCTTAGTGTCAATGCCCGAGGACTCTTGGCTTTTGAGCACCAGAGGGCCCCCAGGGTCCC GCAAGGATCAAAAGACCCAGCGGAGGGCGGTGGGGCCCAGCCGGAGGAAGCGCCTGGGGATGGTGACAAG CCAGAGGAGacccaggggaaggcagagaaagatgagccaggagcctgggagGAGACATTCAAAACTCACTCTGACAGCAAGCCATATG GCCCCACGTCTGTGGGTTTAGACTTCTCTCTGCCAGGCATGGAGCATGTGTATGGGATCCCTGAGCATGCAGACAGCCTGAGGTTAAAGGTCACTGA gggtggggagccaTATCGCCTCTACAATTTGGATGTATTCCAGTATGAGCTCTACAACCCCATGGCCCTGTATGGGTCTGTGCCTGTGCTCCTGGCACACAGCCCTCATCGGGACCTGGGCATCTTCTGGCTCAATGCCGCGGAGACCTGGGTTGACATATCGTCCAACACCGCAGGGAAG ACCCTGTTTGGGAAGATGCTAGACTACCTGCAAGGCTCCGGAGAGACTCCGCAGACGGATGTCCGCTGGATGTCGGAGAGCGGCATCATTGATGTCTTCCTGCTGCTCGGGCCCTCTGCCTTTGATGTGTTCCGGCAGTATGCCAGTCTCACAG GGACCCAGGCATTGCCCCCGCTCTTCTCCCTCGGCTACCACCAGAGCCGCTGGAACTACCGGGACGAGGCTGATGTGTTGGAAGTCGATCAGGGCTTCGATGACCATAACCTGCCGTGCGATGTCATTTGGCTGGACATCGAGCATGCTGATGGCAAGCGGTACTTCACCTGGGACCCCAGCCGTTTCCCCCAACCCCTTACCATGCTGGAACACTTGGCCTCCAAGAGGCGGAAG CTGGTGGCCATTGTGGACCCCCACATCAAGGTGGATTCTGGCTACCGTGTACATGAAGAGTTGCAGAGCCAGGGTCTGTATGTTAAAACCCGGGATGGCTCTGACTACGAGGGCTGGTGCTGGCCAG GTGCCGCTGGTTATCCTGATTTTACCAATCCTACAATGAGGGCCTGGTGGGCCAACATGTTCAGCTTTGACAACTATGAG GGCTCAGCTCCCAACCTCTATGTCTGGAATGATATGAACGAACCATCTGTGTTCAATGGTCCTGAGGTTACTATGCTTAAGGATGCCCAGCATTATGGGGGCTGGGAGCACCGAGACGTCCATAACATCTATGGCTTCTACGTG CACATGGCAACGGCAGACGGGCTGGTGCTGCGCTCTGGGGGCCTGGAGCGCCCCTTTGTCCTAAGCAGGGCTTTCTTCGCGGGCTCCCAGCGCTTTG GAGCTGTGTGGACTGGGGACAACACTGCTGAGTGGGACCATTTGAAGATCTCTATTCCTATGTGTCTCAGCTTGGGGCTGGTGGGACTTTCCTTCTGTGGAG cggACGTGGGCGGTTTCTTCAAAAATCCAGAACCAGAGCTGCTTGTGCGCTGGTACCAGATGGGTGCCTACCAGCCGTTCTTCCGGGCACATGCACACTTGGACACTGGGCGGCGAGAGCCCTGGCTCTTACCAGCTCAGTACCATGACATCGTCCGAGATGCCTTGGGCCAGCGATACTCCTTGCTGCCCTTCTGGTACACCCTCTTCTATCAGGCCCATCGTGAAGGCATTCCCGTCATGAG GCCCCTGTGGGTGCATTATCCTCAGGATGTGACCACCTTCAGTATAGATGATCAGTTCCTGCTTG GGGATGCATTATTGGTTCACCCTGTATCAGACTCCGGGGCTCATGGCGTGCAGGTGTATCTGCCTGGCCAAGGGGAG GTGTGGTATGACATTCAGAGCTACCAGAAGCATTACGGTCCCCAGACCCTGTACCTACCTGTAACCCTGAACACT ATCCCCGTGTTCCAGCGTGGAGGGACAATTATCCCTCGGTGGATGCGAGTGCGGCGCTCTTCTGACTGCATGAAGGATGACCCCATCACACTTTTCGTTGCTCTCAGTCCCCAG GGTACAGCCCAAGGAGAGCTCTTTCTAGATGATGGGCACACATTCAATTATCAGACTCGCCAGGAGTTCCTGCTGCGTCGGTTCTCATTCTCTGGCAACAGCCTGGTCTCCAG CTCAGCAGACCCCAAAGGCCACTTTGAGACACCAATCTGGATTGAGCGAGTGGTGATAATAGGGGCCGGGAAGCCAGCAGCCGTGGTACTCCAGACAAAAG GTTCTCCTGAAAGCCGCCTGTCCTTCCAGCATGACCCCGAGACCTCGGTGTTGGTCCTGCGCAAGCCTGGCGTCAGCGTGGCATCCGACTGGAGTATTCACCTGCGATAG